AATTTTCCAACTTTGTATTTCAGCGGAAAATGATCTGTTTTCTTCGTGCGCTTCAGGAAAACTTCAATTTTCAGGATTAATTCCTCAATGCTGAATGGCTTAACAAGGTAATCATCAGCACCAATCTTAAGACCTTTGATCCTGTCTTCTTTTAAAGCTTTTGCAGAAATAAAAATAATAGGAATATCAGAGTTCTTGCTGCGGATATACTGGGCCAGTTCAAATCCATTAAGTTCAGGCATCATAATATCCAGCAGGCAGATGTCAAAACTTTGGCTGTTGAAGGCTTCAAGGGCAGATTTACCGTCCGGGCAGCAATGGATGTCATAATAACTTTCCAGGCTGTCCTGAATCAGGAAAGCGATTGTTTTGTCGTCTTCGGCATATAAAATTTTAGATTTCTCCATTACTTCTCCATTATTAATTTAAAAGGGGGAAAAAGATCGTGATAGTAATTCCCTGGTCTGTATTATTTTCAACTGAAATTTTCCATCCATGCTGCTGGACGATTTTCTTTACATAAAATAATCCTAATCCGAAACCAGTGACCTCATCGCTCTTTTGGGTACTCACCCTGTAAAATTTATCAAAAATATGAGGAATATTTTTAGCAGGAATCCCCATTCCATTGTCTTTAAACTTTAAATATAAACCTTTTGAATCTTTATGAGATGAAATGGTAATCTCGGGGTGCTTTTCACAATACTTCACAGAGTTGTCTAAAATGTTGTATATGATGTTGGTAAAGTGGAATTCATCCGCCATTACAGATACATTATTTTCAATATCTACACGAATGCTGAGGTTTTCATTCTTTTGTTCTATAGTCTCTGCAATTTCCTGAACAAACGGAAGCAGTATGATCTTCTGAAGCTTTAATGATAGTCCTGAAGTATCAGTTCTGGCAATATTCAATATTTTCTCAATATGGCTGTTGAGCTTGTGGCTTTGGTTGATGATAATGGAAGTATACGTCTGAAGTTTGGTGTTCTCCTGTATCGCATTCTGTTTGTTGAGTGCTTCTGAAGCAAGAAGAATAGATGACAGCGGAGTCTTGAACTCGTGGGTCATATTATTGATGAAATCGCGTTGCAACTCAGAGAATTTTTTCTGCTGAATAATGGTATAGATGGAATAGACATATACTAAAAGAATGATAATGAGAGCAAACGTGAGTAAATACCAGAACCTTAACGAGCTGATCAGATAAGTGGTTTTATCCGGAAATCGTATGGAAAAATAATACGTCAGATTCTTATGTTTTGGAAAACTAATCCCTTTATTATTGGAGCTTTCCTGATTTTTAGGAATGTATTTTCCATAAATCATTTTATCGCTGTGGCAGTTGTATAAGGCATATACATAATCGGTATTGATCTGAAAGCGGTTAAATTCCGTCTTCAGGTAATGTTCAAGAACTACAGGGTGAAATTCATTGTTAATATTAACCACATAGTAATCATTAGCGATATTCTGTACCGGGTTTTCAGTGAAAGACGTTTTCCCTTCGGATAATTTCTCCACGACCTCCAGTAAAGCAATATTTACTTTTTGATTAAATTTTTTATCCTCAAGGTTATAAGCCTGGCGGGTCCAGAGAAGCTGGGCTATTAAAATCCCGATAATAGCAACAAACCCGAGCGTTATAATAATATTGAGTCTTTTTATTTCCATTTTCCTAAACAATATTATCTAAAAATATCTATATATCTTTTATCATTAACAACTCGTTAACAAATGTTTGATAGCAGTTAACAACTTCTGTCGGTTTTCCGCTCTATATTTGTTATACCAAAAATAAATAAAGAATTCCTTTGATCTTTTAACTATAAAATTTATATACATGAAAAAATTAACTATCTCTGCACTTTTGGCTGTTTTTGCCTTCTCTCCGTTTTATGCTAATGTATCGGCTACAGAAAACCCTGCTGTGGTAAAAATGATTGCAGATGCTGTTAAATGGAAATCAGAATCTATTGATGTTGGAAATATTCCTCAGGGAAAACCAAAGTTAATCAGATTTGAATTTACCAACACTACTTCAAAGCCAATCATTATTGAGAATGTAGCACCATCATGTGGATGCACAACCGCAGATTACACCAAAGAACCTATTGCGCCAGGGAAAAAAGGGTTTGTAGAAGCAAGCTATAATGCAGCAGCAGCGGGCCCATTTATCAAAAACGTAAATGTAACGACAAGCGACAGTAAAACTCCTAAAACACTTTCATTTAAAGGAGTGGTTGTTGCATAATTAATTTTTAAAACAATAAAACAAAGCTGTTTCACAACAATGAAACGGCTTTTTGTTTTAATTATACCGTCGTTATTATCTCCCGCATAATTTTTAAAATCAACCGCAAGAATAATTGTATTAAATTTACATAGTAAGCATTTAGCGATCTCATGTTTATTTTATAGCTGCTCTGATATGGTCTGTAGAATCTACGTGATAAACTGTATTTAAAATAATAACATTTATGAATATGTACACACAACCAATGCTGCGTGAAGGCGCATTGAAAGATAAAGTAGCTATTGTAACAGGAGGCGGAAGCGGACTGGGAAAAGCGATGACTAAATATTTTCTGGAGCTGGGAGCCAAAGTGGTAATCACTTCCCGCAACCTTGAAAAACTCCAGGCTACTGCGAAAGAACTGGAAGAAGAAACCGGTGGAAAAGTGCTTTCCGTATCCTGTGACGTCAGAAACTGGGATGAGGTAGAAGCTATGAAAGAAGCAGCTTTAAAAGAATTCGGAAGAATTGATATTTTATTGAACAATGCAGCAGGAAATTTTATTTCCCCAACCGAAAGACTGACACATTCTGCATTTGATTCTATCCTGGATATTGTTTTAAAAGGAACCAAGAACTGTACACTATCTATAGGAAAACACTGGATTGATTCTAAAACGCCGGGAACCGTTCTGAATATTGTGACAACATATGCGTGGACAGGTTCTGCTTATGTAGTTCCTTCAGCATGTGCCAAAGCAGGAGTTCTGGCTATGACAAGATCGCTTGCCGTAGAGTGGGCAAAATATGGAATCCGCTTCAACGCCATCGCACCGGGACCTTTCCCTACCAAAGGAGCATGGGACAGGCTGCTTCCGGGAGATCTTCAGGAAAAATTCGATATGAGGAAAAAAGTTCCTTTAAGAAGAGTAGGTGAACATCAGGAGCTGGCCAACCTTGCGGCCTATCTGGTTTCAGATTATTCGGCTTATATGAATGGAGAAGTCGTGACAATAGATGGCGGAGAATGGCTGCAGGGAGCAGGAGAGTTTAATATGCTTGAAGATATTCCTAAGGAAATGTGGGATGCCCTTGAAGCAATGATCAAGGCAAAAAAATCCAATTAAAATAAAAATAAACTAAAAAAGATCCCGGAGTGTAACGATTCCGGGATTTTTTATAACTTATACCCTGAATTTACTAAATTTTTTCAAATGAATTTTAAGCTCCCAGGTCTTGTTGCTGCGGCTGCAGTTTTTCTTTTATCAGGAACAGCCTTAGCACAAGAAGCTCCAAAATACAGTTATGTAGAAGCATTTAAACCTTTCTTTTATCCACAGACAGGAACAGAAACCCGGTCTGCAAGCGGACAGCCCGGGCATGCCTATTGGCAGAACTCTGCAGATTACAACCTGAATGTTTCACTGAATGAAACCAAAAACGAAATTTCCGGTACCGCTGAAATTACCTATACCAATAACAGCCCTGATAAATTAGGGTTTCTCTGGCTGCAGCTGGATCAGAACCTGTTTGCAGAAGATTCCAGAGGAAATGCTTTGGTTCCGCTTTCGGGAAGCCGAAACGGAGCCCGTGGCGAAAAACTGGAGGGAGGTTATAAGATCAAATCCGTAAAACTGGACGGAAAAGAAGTAAAATATACCATTATGGACACCCGGATGCAGATTGACCTTCCAAATGAACTTAAAGCCAAAGGAGGTAAAGCTAAAATTGCCATCGAATATTCATTTATCTCTCCTGAATACGGTTCTGACAGGATGGGAGTTCAGAAAACCAAAAATGGTAAAATCTTTACCATGGCACAATGGTATCCGAGAATGTGCGTGTATGATGACGTAATGGGCTGGAATACCCTGCCTTATCTTGGAGCATCAGAGTTTTATCTGGAATACGGGAATATTACAGCCAATATAACCGTTCCTGCCAATCATTATGTAGTAGCTTCCGGAGAACTTCTGAATGCTAAAGATGTTTACAGCAAAGAAGAGAATAACCGCTGGCAGCAGGCAAAGGACAGCGATAAAACAGTAATGATCCGTACAGAATCCGAGATCGGAAAAAATCAGACTTCAGGAACAAAAACATGGAAGTTTAAAATTGAACAGACCCGTGATTTTGCCTGGGCTTCTTCACCTGCATTCATTCTGGATGCTGCAAAAATAAACCTTCCGAGCGGTAAAAAATCACTGGCTATATCAGCTTATCCTGCTGAAAGCGGAGGAGAGAAAGCCTGGGGCAGATCTACGGAATATACAAAGGCTGCTATAGAGCATTATTCTCAAAAATGGTATGAATATACTTATCCTGCGGCCACTAATGTTGCAGGAAACGAAGGAGGAATGGAATATCCGGGAATTGTGTTCTGCCATATGGATTCTGCAGGAGAAGATCTTTGGGGAGTAACAGATCATGAATTCGGGCACAACTGGTTCCCAATGATCGTTGGTTCAAATGAAAGGCTTTTTGCCTGGATGGATGAAGGTTTCAACACCTTTATTAATGAGTTATCCACAAAAGCATTCAACAATGGGGAATACTATAAAAAGAAAGACCTGGCCAGAACCGGAAGTTTCATGATGGGGGATAACCTGGAACCTGTGATGGTAGGTCCTGATAACATGAAAGAAAGAAGCATCGGAGCTTTGGCTTACTATAAACCGGGGCTTGGGCTTGAAATTTTAAGGGAGGCCGTTTTGGGACCTGAAAAATTTGACAAAGCTTTTAAAACCTATATTGATCGCTGGGCCTTCAAACATCCTACCCCTTGGGATTTCTTCCATACAATGGAAAACGTTTCCGGAGAGGAACTCAGCTGGTTCTGGAGAGGATGGTTTATCAACAAATGGAAGATTGATCAGTCGGTGAAAGAGGTAAAATATGTCAATGGTGATTTTAAAAACGGAGCGCAGATTACCGTTGAAAACCTGGGACAGCTGCCAATGCCAACGACCGTTCAGTTAAAATTCAAAGACGGAACCAAACAAACTGTAAAAATTCCTGTTGAAATCTGGAAACGAAATACAGAATGGACCTTCAGAGTTAATTCCACTAAAGAAATTACGGAAGTAATGCTGGATCCGGATTCCGTAGTTCCGGACGTCAATACTAAAAACAATACCTGGACACCGGCATAAATATTCTGCTGGTATAGGATAAGAATATATCAATGATCAAAAGCCTGAGCTTCACAACCGTGAACTCAGGCTTTTATTTTTTAGGGTGTTTTTCCGGGGCAGATCGAGGGGTTTTCCTGTAGTGTTTTGATTATTAGTGGGATAATTTTGCCCCACAGTATTAATTTAAAAACAAAAGAACATGGAAACATTAAAATCGGTGCTTGAAGCAAGCCACACCAAAAAAACAAAAAATGAGCTGATCGACCTTCTGTCAGGAGTAGAAAAAGTTCTTACTCCGGCAGTTTACGAAAAAGTTTCAGGAATAGAGACTTCAGAATTGGCAACCCTTACCAATAAAGAGCTCTTGAATATCGTGGAGGATTTCAAAAAGAATTATGATGAAAAGTGGGAAAAATCTTTTTCCGGAGCATCTGCAGAACTTATGAAGCTTATTGCCGGTAAAATGGCTGCCGATGAAGAGATTTTCAAAACTTCAGACGCTGCCAGCGCAGATTTTGCTGCAGAACTGGGAAGTATTGATTTTGCCACCATTATCGGCGGACCTTTGGATGCCTGCGTAAAAGCACAGTCTAATGCCTCTATTGCTACCGTTAATTTCATCAATGAAGTAGGTTTTGAGCTTACAGATCCTGCCAATGCAGCCAGTCCGAAAAAACTGAGAATGGCAGAATTTAAATACAAAAAAAATATTCCGAATCCGGATTTTAAACCTGATGAGGCGGTAAGCGCAACTAATCCTAAGACTATTCCTGATGATGTGGAAATCACAGTGCCTTTTATTGCGCTGCTGAACGTTCCAAGCTTTAGAATTGAAACCTGTGAGGTAGATTTTAACGTTAAACTTAATTCGACTTACACCAAAGATGTAAGTGATGAATTTGGAATCAATGCCGGAGTTTCCGGAGGATGGGGACCTGTAAAATTCAAAGTGGATGTTTCATACAAAAGAACTTCCAGTACAGGAATTAAAGTGGAAAAAGAATACTCTCTGGGAGTAAAAGTACGGGCTACCAATGATGAAATGCCGGCAGGACTTGAAAAAGTTCTTGGACTTCTTTCACAATAACAATTTTTACGAAAATGATCAAATTATCAGATTACCTGGATTATCTCAATAACGAGATAATTCAGGCTCGTAAAAAAGCTGATGAGAATGCTGTTCTTATTGCAAAAGAATATGCCAAGCATGAGTACCTTAAATATTTTAAGGTTCCACGTTATGCCCTGCCCAGTGTAAAGATGGATATTCCCATTAAGATTACCGATATAGATTCGGCTCCCAAATACAATTTTAAGCTGAACCAGGATCAGTTTGTCTCGGAAATGAACGAAAGAATCCAGCTGGTGAATAAAGAGAAAAAACTGAATATTCCTGTAATTACCAAAAGACAGATTCAGACGGAAGAATTTAAAACATTGTTCAGTAAACTGGAAAAGAACGACCAGAAGTTCGGGAAGCTGCCTGCCAATGAAGTGCTTAAACTGGATCTCAGAAACAGAATAAAAGTTCTCAATAGCGGAATTTTCCGCCCTCAGGACGGAACAGGAGAAGAGGAAATTGATGAGCTGAAAGAAATCTTTTCAAAGGTTTTACTGAATAAATATACACTGGTGAATGCAAAGCTGAACAACATTTACATAGATCCCAATACATCAGCAGCAGAAGATAAAGACAAATTATTCATCAACCTTCATGTGGAAATGGAGGAAGAAGGAATAAGGATTGTGTCATACAAAGATAAAGACGGCAACGAAATAGAACAGATAACTTTTGAATAATGCAGGAACTTATTCATTACACCGTACAGAAAATCAAAAAACTTCTCGAGCATTTCAATGAAGTTCAGGCTTTATACCTGTCAAAATCGTTTGACTTTGATGCCCGGCTGGAAGCTTTTCTCAACGAGGTTCTGGAATATTTCCGTACAAAAGGAAGTACCACTCATGAATCTGAAGTTTTGAAGATCATGAGTATGGTTGCAACCGTGAAAAGAAGCTTTAATCCCATAAAAATGGAGAAAATAACGGCTGGAAAACGTGATCTTCTCTGGGGATTTTCATTCAATGGAATGGAAAGTATTTATGACATTCTGATGGAAATATACGCTAAGGAAAACAAAAAGCTGGACGATGCGGAAGAACTTATTTCCGGAATCATTGTTTCACTATACCAGAACGGGATTCTGGATGATGAAAAACTGAAGGAAATGGATTCTGTTTCGAAGATTGAAAGTTTCTGGACCTCACTGGTAACACAGAATACAGCCATCTCCGGAATTAATAAGAAGCTCAGACTAACCATTATTCCGGAAGATATTTTCCTCATTCTGGAAAAAATATTTCAGAAGTTAATTTAAAAAAAGATCATTATGGAAACCGGAAGATATATTGTGCTGCTGAAAGACCAGCAGAAAGCATCGCTCAAAAAAATTGAGAAAGAGCTGGAAGTAAATATTACCTCTTCAGAACTTCTTTCCAAAGAAAACCGTGCTTATGATATTATTGATCAGGATAACAGTGTACTGTACAAAAACCTGGGAGTCCTCGTTGTGGAGAATATGGATGAAGAGCAATTGAAAAGTGCGGTGAAAAACGCATCAAACTCTATTGTTTATTATGAAAAAGAACGGGAGTTTTTCCCGGCAGATGAATTACAGCTGATCAATGAACTTAAAAAACAGTCAGCTGGAATCGCAGAAAAAATTTCAGAACTTGAAAAATACATGACCAATAAACCATTGCCACAAAAGTCTTTGGTTGAAATGGAATGGGGTTTGAAAGCTATCGGACTGGAAAATGCTCAATATTCTGGAAAGGGTATTGATATCTGTATACTGGATACAGGTCTTCAGCTTTCTCATTCTGATTTTTCATCCCGGGAAATTGAAGGTAAATCCTTCATTGACGGAGAAGACTGGAACAGAGATCCCAACGGGCATGGTACCCACTGTGCAGGTGTTGCTTCAGGAAATATCCGAAATGACATCGGAAAACGTTACGGAATTGCCAAAGACTGCAATCTGAAAATTGCGAAAGTACTGTCAGATAGCGGAAGGGGCACTACGAGCAGTGTGATTGATGCGATAGACTGGGCTATTACGAAAAAGTTCAGGATCCTGTCTCTTTCACTGGCTGCTCCTGTAAAACTTAATGATTCACCTTCAGTTCTTTTTGAAACGATAGGGGAAAGAGCATTGGAAAATAACTGTCTTATCATAGCTGCGGCAGGAAATGATAGCAGCAGACCGCAGATTCCGCAGCCCGTTTCAATGCCGGCCAATTCAAAATCTATCATGGCGGTTGCAGCAATTGACGGACAGATGAAGGTGGCCAGGTTTTCAAATGCAGGACTTAATCCTTCAACAGGAGGCAATGTCAATGTCTGTGCTCCCGGAGTGGATATTGTAAGTACTTATCCTAAAAATTCAAAAAATAAAAATAATCTGTATTATGCTATGAGCGGAACCAGTATGGCTGCCCCTCATGTTACCGGGCTTGCGGCTTTGTATATGGAACAGTTTCCGGATAAATCGGCAAAAGAAATCTGGGAACTTATTGAAAAGAAAGCCAGACCTATCGAAGGCATAAAATACAGAGACATAGGAAACGGTTTAATACAGATATAAATATGATCACCTACCTTGCTGTTTTAAAGAAAGATATAAATTTAAAAAAACTTGAAGCGCTCCTCAAAACTAAAGCAATCATGCTTACTGCTCATTATAAAACCATAGGGGTTGTAAAGCTTGAAAGTGAGCTGCCGTTTTTGAAAACTGAATTTCAGGATTATTTTATATCTATAGAAGAAGAAAAAGATAATTTAACAATATAATCATATCAATAAAGCTTCCCTGTCGCAGAGAAGTTTTATTTTTGTCTCTTATTGATAAAATAAGCTTATGAATTTCAGATTTTCAATGATTCTCCTGATGTTTTTTGCATTGGGATTTTCACAGGACCTTACCGTAATGAGTTTCAACATCAGGCTGAATGTAGCATCAGACAAAGATAATGCATGGCCGGAAAGAAAGCAGGATGTTGCAGATCTGCTCACCTATTATCATCCTGATTATTTCGGAGTACAGGAAGCACTTCCTGAGCAGATGAAAGATATTAAAAACGGACTTAAGAATTATGATTATGTGGGTGTAGGAAGAGATGACGGAAAGGAAAAAGGTGAATTTTCTGCTATTTTTTACAATACAAAGAAACTTGAAGTGGTGAGGTCCGGAACATTCTGGCTATCTGAAACTCCGGAGAAACCGTCAAAAGGCTGGGATGCCGCATTGAACAGAATCTGTACCTATGCTGTTTTTAAAGATAAAAAGTCTAAAAAAGAATTTCTGGCGATGAATCTTCATTTCGATCATGTTGGTAATGTAGCGAGAGTGAAGTCTGCTGATCTGATCCTGAAGAAGATCAAAGAAATCAATCCTAAAAACCTTCCGGTAACGTTAAGCGGAGACTTCAACCTGACCGATGATACGGAACCTGTAAAGATCCTTTCACAGAACCTGAAAGACAGCTTTTACCACTCAGAAACGAAACATTACGGTCCGATAGGAACGTTCACCGCATTCAATGTAAATGAAATACCAAAAGACAGAATTGACTATATTTTTGTAAAAGGATTCAAAATAAAGTCACACAGACATATCAACGACAGAAGGGAAAATCTGTTGTATCCTTCAGATCACTTTCCTGTTTTGACAGAGCTTTCCTTTTAAACTGAATTAGTATCTGGGAAAATCAATTTCAAATCCGATTCCTCTGAGGGATTGGATTTTTATTTCAGGATCATGGATGAAATATTTCCTAAGTCTGCTGATGAATACATCAAGGCTTCTTCCCGTAAAATAATCATTGGTTTCCCAAAGGGTATCCAGAATGTCATCTCTTTTGATGGTACTTTGATTATGCTTCAGAAGATAGAGCAGAAGTTCCTGCTCACGGGCTGTAAGGCGAATATTTCCTTCATGATGGGAAAGCAGAAGTTTGTCTGTATCGAGGGAATAAGTGCCGATTTTTATCATTTGTGGAAAAGTCGCCGGCTGGATTCTTTTCAGGATATTCCGGAGCCGCAAAACAAGTTCTTCCGGATCGCAGGGCTTGGCAATATAATCATCAGCTCCAATCTTTAGGCCTGTAAGACGATCTATTTTCTGGTTTTTGGCAGTCAGAAAGAGAAGCGGAAAATCATTTTTCTCTTTTAGTATCATTTTGGCCAGAGAAAATCCATCAATATTCGGCATCATAATATCCAGAATCCCGATATGAAAAAGAAAACCTGATTTTAAAAGAGGCAGAATATCCTCAGGATTCTGAAACCACGTTACCTCAAAATCTTCCAGTTCAAGATACTGTTTCAGAATCATTCCGAAATCCGGATCGTCTTCTGCCAAAAGGATTTTAGTTTTCATAAGGAAGGATTATTTTAAAGGTGGTTCCCATTTCAGGGTGGCTTGAAACATCAATTTTTCCGTGATATTTATTTACAATGTTTTTAACAAAGTAGAGCCCGAGCCCGAGGCCTTTGCTGTTGTGAATATTATTGGACTGAACCCGGTAAAATTTTTCAAAAATATTTTTAAGTTCCTTTTTTTCTATGCCCTGCCCGTTATCCGTTACTTCTATTTCTACATGTTCCGTAAGCCTGTTGATGTTGATTTTTACAACTGAAGAGCCATATTTTACGCTGTTTTCACATAGGTTTTTGATAACGGTTTCCATCAGGTTTTTATCAAAAGGAAGTACACCTGAAATATGATTCTTCAGTTCGAAATTAATCTGAGGATAAGTGAAGGCAAGATCCTGGATGAAAAAATTCCAGTCTTCAGGCTGGGTATGGCTAAGATTGCCTTCTGTCTCATCCTTGTGCAGCTGGAACATCAGGCTTTCAAGGCGACTGATCTGCCGCTCAATAAGGGGCAGTGTTTCCGTATTCCAGTCCTTCTTTAATGCTTTTGATGCAATTTTCAGAGTGGCTATTGGTGTTTTAAACTCATGAGAAATGTTATCCACAATGGTGTGGAGAACTTCCACCTGCTTTTGCTGGCGGACGAGATTCCTGACGGTGAAAATAAACAGCATCATAACACCTGTCAGTAGGGCAATACAACACAATATCAATAAAATGAGCTCTTTAAAGACGATACTTTTGATATTTGAAATTTCAAACTCAGTATTGCTTTTAATAAGAAATGAGTTGTTTTTAAGCTTTCCTTTCCCGGATTCATTTTTTG
This region of Chryseobacterium vaccae genomic DNA includes:
- a CDS encoding response regulator transcription factor, with product MEKSKILYAEDDKTIAFLIQDSLESYYDIHCCPDGKSALEAFNSQSFDICLLDIMMPELNGFELAQYIRSKNSDIPIIFISAKALKEDRIKGLKIGADDYLVKPFSIEELILKIEVFLKRTKKTDHFPLKYKVGKFDFDPRNYTLQDHEGSIALTQRESELLLYFIRHKNTVVKRQDILKAIWGDDDYFMGRSLDVFISRLRKVLAGEQNILIENLHGIGFRFSEKT
- a CDS encoding sensor histidine kinase, whose translation is MEIKRLNIIITLGFVAIIGILIAQLLWTRQAYNLEDKKFNQKVNIALLEVVEKLSEGKTSFTENPVQNIANDYYVVNINNEFHPVVLEHYLKTEFNRFQINTDYVYALYNCHSDKMIYGKYIPKNQESSNNKGISFPKHKNLTYYFSIRFPDKTTYLISSLRFWYLLTFALIIILLVYVYSIYTIIQQKKFSELQRDFINNMTHEFKTPLSSILLASEALNKQNAIQENTKLQTYTSIIINQSHKLNSHIEKILNIARTDTSGLSLKLQKIILLPFVQEIAETIEQKNENLSIRVDIENNVSVMADEFHFTNIIYNILDNSVKYCEKHPEITISSHKDSKGLYLKFKDNGMGIPAKNIPHIFDKFYRVSTQKSDEVTGFGLGLFYVKKIVQQHGWKISVENNTDQGITITIFFPLLN
- a CDS encoding DUF1573 domain-containing protein; this translates as MKKLTISALLAVFAFSPFYANVSATENPAVVKMIADAVKWKSESIDVGNIPQGKPKLIRFEFTNTTSKPIIIENVAPSCGCTTADYTKEPIAPGKKGFVEASYNAAAAGPFIKNVNVTTSDSKTPKTLSFKGVVVA
- a CDS encoding SDR family oxidoreductase codes for the protein MNMYTQPMLREGALKDKVAIVTGGGSGLGKAMTKYFLELGAKVVITSRNLEKLQATAKELEEETGGKVLSVSCDVRNWDEVEAMKEAALKEFGRIDILLNNAAGNFISPTERLTHSAFDSILDIVLKGTKNCTLSIGKHWIDSKTPGTVLNIVTTYAWTGSAYVVPSACAKAGVLAMTRSLAVEWAKYGIRFNAIAPGPFPTKGAWDRLLPGDLQEKFDMRKKVPLRRVGEHQELANLAAYLVSDYSAYMNGEVVTIDGGEWLQGAGEFNMLEDIPKEMWDALEAMIKAKKSN
- a CDS encoding M1 family metallopeptidase produces the protein MNFKLPGLVAAAAVFLLSGTALAQEAPKYSYVEAFKPFFYPQTGTETRSASGQPGHAYWQNSADYNLNVSLNETKNEISGTAEITYTNNSPDKLGFLWLQLDQNLFAEDSRGNALVPLSGSRNGARGEKLEGGYKIKSVKLDGKEVKYTIMDTRMQIDLPNELKAKGGKAKIAIEYSFISPEYGSDRMGVQKTKNGKIFTMAQWYPRMCVYDDVMGWNTLPYLGASEFYLEYGNITANITVPANHYVVASGELLNAKDVYSKEENNRWQQAKDSDKTVMIRTESEIGKNQTSGTKTWKFKIEQTRDFAWASSPAFILDAAKINLPSGKKSLAISAYPAESGGEKAWGRSTEYTKAAIEHYSQKWYEYTYPAATNVAGNEGGMEYPGIVFCHMDSAGEDLWGVTDHEFGHNWFPMIVGSNERLFAWMDEGFNTFINELSTKAFNNGEYYKKKDLARTGSFMMGDNLEPVMVGPDNMKERSIGALAYYKPGLGLEILREAVLGPEKFDKAFKTYIDRWAFKHPTPWDFFHTMENVSGEELSWFWRGWFINKWKIDQSVKEVKYVNGDFKNGAQITVENLGQLPMPTTVQLKFKDGTKQTVKIPVEIWKRNTEWTFRVNSTKEITEVMLDPDSVVPDVNTKNNTWTPA
- a CDS encoding DUF2589 domain-containing protein is translated as METLKSVLEASHTKKTKNELIDLLSGVEKVLTPAVYEKVSGIETSELATLTNKELLNIVEDFKKNYDEKWEKSFSGASAELMKLIAGKMAADEEIFKTSDAASADFAAELGSIDFATIIGGPLDACVKAQSNASIATVNFINEVGFELTDPANAASPKKLRMAEFKYKKNIPNPDFKPDEAVSATNPKTIPDDVEITVPFIALLNVPSFRIETCEVDFNVKLNSTYTKDVSDEFGINAGVSGGWGPVKFKVDVSYKRTSSTGIKVEKEYSLGVKVRATNDEMPAGLEKVLGLLSQ
- a CDS encoding S8 family peptidase, whose product is METGRYIVLLKDQQKASLKKIEKELEVNITSSELLSKENRAYDIIDQDNSVLYKNLGVLVVENMDEEQLKSAVKNASNSIVYYEKEREFFPADELQLINELKKQSAGIAEKISELEKYMTNKPLPQKSLVEMEWGLKAIGLENAQYSGKGIDICILDTGLQLSHSDFSSREIEGKSFIDGEDWNRDPNGHGTHCAGVASGNIRNDIGKRYGIAKDCNLKIAKVLSDSGRGTTSSVIDAIDWAITKKFRILSLSLAAPVKLNDSPSVLFETIGERALENNCLIIAAAGNDSSRPQIPQPVSMPANSKSIMAVAAIDGQMKVARFSNAGLNPSTGGNVNVCAPGVDIVSTYPKNSKNKNNLYYAMSGTSMAAPHVTGLAALYMEQFPDKSAKEIWELIEKKARPIEGIKYRDIGNGLIQI
- a CDS encoding endonuclease/exonuclease/phosphatase family protein — translated: MNFRFSMILLMFFALGFSQDLTVMSFNIRLNVASDKDNAWPERKQDVADLLTYYHPDYFGVQEALPEQMKDIKNGLKNYDYVGVGRDDGKEKGEFSAIFYNTKKLEVVRSGTFWLSETPEKPSKGWDAALNRICTYAVFKDKKSKKEFLAMNLHFDHVGNVARVKSADLILKKIKEINPKNLPVTLSGDFNLTDDTEPVKILSQNLKDSFYHSETKHYGPIGTFTAFNVNEIPKDRIDYIFVKGFKIKSHRHINDRRENLLYPSDHFPVLTELSF
- a CDS encoding response regulator transcription factor — protein: MKTKILLAEDDPDFGMILKQYLELEDFEVTWFQNPEDILPLLKSGFLFHIGILDIMMPNIDGFSLAKMILKEKNDFPLLFLTAKNQKIDRLTGLKIGADDYIAKPCDPEELVLRLRNILKRIQPATFPQMIKIGTYSLDTDKLLLSHHEGNIRLTAREQELLLYLLKHNQSTIKRDDILDTLWETNDYFTGRSLDVFISRLRKYFIHDPEIKIQSLRGIGFEIDFPRY
- a CDS encoding sensor histidine kinase, whose amino-acid sequence is MISKSKYLIALFATLFLLLLGIQVYFIYKTYQVKEREVYRTIQDGLSGYTDKLEDISSIKEMKDDSLQKTFIRYYDKEISKQEFLDFFVENRRAIKERLLRYLDYRMKTNGYDIAAKIEYTSIIHIPDSTRLIDKPILLFETKNKVTNPKITNEGSWETSSKNESGKGKLKNNSFLIKSNTEFEISNIKSIVFKELILLILCCIALLTGVMMLFIFTVRNLVRQQKQVEVLHTIVDNISHEFKTPIATLKIASKALKKDWNTETLPLIERQISRLESLMFQLHKDETEGNLSHTQPEDWNFFIQDLAFTYPQINFELKNHISGVLPFDKNLMETVIKNLCENSVKYGSSVVKININRLTEHVEIEVTDNGQGIEKKELKNIFEKFYRVQSNNIHNSKGLGLGLYFVKNIVNKYHGKIDVSSHPEMGTTFKIILPYEN